ATGCCACGTATAATGCCTTTTTGGTAtcctataaataaattttatatcgaTATAATTAGTACAAGAGTATTGAGAATTTGACGTTGGTTCGTTTTATGATGTTTTTGGTCATAAATAATGATCGTATCGCACTTGGTGAGTGATTTTCGTAATATGCATGAAAATACCTTTCGAATGGTATATTGTATGGAGCACTTGGTGCAAAATTGAGCGAATTAGGATTTGCTAGAGATCAAACTGCGATAAGCGATCTTTCTATGCCAATGGTTTTGTTTTAGtgtcaataacaataaataagcgTTTGCAGTTCGACCAAGCTACCGCAACGGCCTTTATGGTACTATACCATATATCTTTTGAACGGATAAGCGGAAATCGATGTATGACCcatcaaattaaaggattttgaatGATGAATTACGTTGTGGTGTCTGTTTTAACAAAATGTTCTGCATAAGGCTTCTGTGagtttattattagtattaattgTCGAATCTTGTCATATGACACCACAGATTAAATGATTTTGAATGTTAAAGTACGTTGTGGTGTCTGTTTTACCAAAATGTTACATATAAGGCCTCTTTGAAATCCTACCACTTAATATTAGCATTAATTGTCGAAACTTATCATATGACAACTtaaattaaaggattttgaatGAAGAATTATGATGTGATGTTTGGTTTAAGAAAATACCACGTATAAGGCCTCTTTGGTATTCTATCATACGTGTTATTTGATTATATAAATTGATGCTTATACAATTATGGATCAGTCTATTTTGAATATAAACAAGGATGGAGGTGTTTTTAATATGTGTTCTACTTCTGCGTTTCATAGCAGCAACAGACGCCTTTTCCGAAGACGATGCTATGAAGTTTCTTCAACGATATGGATATATAGATAACAATTATATAGCAGATTTCAATACAACGCTCCTACATTTCCAAGAACAATATAATTTATATGTGGATGGTACACTAAACGATGAAACCATAGGATTAATGCAAAAACCTCGATGTCAAACTGGCGAAAACGATTACTCTCTTATGGGAAAATGGTATAAACATAATCTAAGATGGTATTTTCCCCAGGCGAATCATGTGAAAGATATAATTCAATTAGTTGAACGAGCCTTTAAAATGTGGGAAGATGCTTCAAATTTGCATTTTACTAGAGTGACTGTTCCTGTTCCGAAACCAGATATCACTATAACAGCAGTTAAAAGAAAACATTATTTTCGATCCAACTGTATGGGGAACCAAAAGTGTGGAATTCAGTTTGATGGTCCTGGTGGAAAATTAGCACATTCTTATTTTCCCATCGATAATGATACTTGCGTAGAAATACATTTAGACTTGGATGAAAAATGGAGTTATAATTTGAATGATACAGATTATGATTTCACCAATCTCTTTATGGTTATTCTTCATGAAATCGGTCACAGTTTAGGATTATTACACAGTAACGATGAGTCAGCTATAATGTATCCATGGTACCATAATAAAGTACGAAATATTAGTCAAGATGATATTAGTGGCTTAGAGGCTTTATACGGACGCAAAAGTACAGATGCATATATCCCTACACAAACTAGTGCACCAACACGGTCAACGTCGCATATATCGAGGGTGCATACTACAAGATCCCGTCCTAGACCAAACGAGATTATACCTCAACAATCAACGAAAGCTACACCACATTTTTGTGTTATTGAATATCCCAATATTCTCTTTCTAGCATATGATCCTCAGTTTAAAAACCATCATATGTATATAATACATGAAGGATTTGTGTGGAAAAATGATCTAAATGGACACATGGTACCAAATAATCCAGAGCATTTGAGTACTTATTTACCTAAACAAATAAGAAATATCTCGCATGTGTTTCAGAATATAGCTGGGAACTTAATTGTAGCATCAAATAACACTATGTACTCTGTATCATTTCCCAGCATAACTATTTCAAGAGATATACCTCTGTTTGTATTACCACCCCATGCTGAGATAAATGTGGTATTTCAGACTCACACCGGAAAAACATATATATGGTATGACAATACATCATTCATCGAATATGACGATCTAATAGACCTAGTCATTAGCAGAGGCCTTATAAAGGACATATTTCCTGGAGTACCGACCACCGTTAAATCAGTGTTTAAATACATAGACGGTCATTTATACTTTCTAGATGGCAGCACTTATTACAAATATAATGAGTTTACAAAGAAAATGATCGAAATTGGCAGATTTAATTGGAACTTATTCGGGATTCCTTGTCCAGATGATGGCTTAGTTACACAGTTGAAATATTTACTGAATAAAGTTGGCtctttttataaataactttgtaatatattatatgaaataataaacTTGTTATCCTCATTTTATTATATCCCTTATTTCTATTGTACGATATCTAATATGGGATTAATAACTGTGAAAGTTTCATATATACGATCTTGAAATCACATTTGATTTAGAAATTCAATATGTTCTTTGTAAAGAGCAGGTGTATAATTGGAGGGAAATCCATGAATTGTCATTGTACGCTACACCATCCATTATTTTAAAGTACATTAAGGTTCATTAAGCGCGAAGGAAATAAAATATGgtctatattttatataaatttattatggaTATCTAAACATTACATTATAATTCATTAATCCATGATTAATACatctacatttaaaaaaaagCCGTTCAGATTCATCGTTGGAACAAAATGTtgtgaattcattatttttctttatgtGATGTATAAGTTTGCATGCATATCCTCTTCTCCGATGGTTAGGTAAAGTGTATACGTAATCTAATACTCTTGGTACATCGTGTTTTCCGAGTGGATCAAAGTCACGTTTTGATAATAGTACAAATGATGCTGGTACTCCGCTGACATAAAGGATATAGCAAGTAACTTTTGTGTTTGTCATCCATTGATCAATAAGTATGTCACTTACATTTAACTGCTTAATTTTTCTGAATGCGTATGGACCTCTGAACaactcaattttttccatcttaTTTCATCGAATGATTGATTGATACTGATTTTTGCTTTATTAAAATTAGCGATAACCAAACAATTAAAAAACCAATGTATAAATATCCCTATCATCACTATAACTTGATCTTTTTGACCTGTAGTTTGATAACAACTTATTTACGAGTTGACCTTTTGACCTTTACAGTTTTCACTTATTGACGTCAATTTCTCTGATTTTGTTTTAAGTTTTCGATAGCCTGTCACAAAACAGGAGTCGGAAAAAAATCTAGTTTTAAGATTAGATAACCTAGAGTTATCGAACAAATTTACCCTCAATAATTCATTTTGAATACTACAGAACATAGTACCGAATGAATTAACACCAAAGTATCGATGTTTTAACATTAATTAGAATACGTAAAAGATGTCTAACAGATCAATAAAAAGATGTCTACTAAACCAAGTTACATAATAATGAGCTGATCTTAGTACGTAAGTTACGTATATTGCTATTATTAAACATATTATCATATAATGTAAAATAATTCATTCCTACTAACCATCATCCTTACTAACATGGCGGTCGATGTAGTCGTACCTTCACGTTGGTGACTGCTGTTAAgaacatatttttgttttttcaacaaatttatgTTCGACCGAATTGACTACCTTTCATTCATTGCATGCTTACATCATTTTTATACATCGCTTTACACACATTCCGTCGCTTAGTTagtaacattattttattaacgtttttagATACTTATTTTAACCATTAGTTACTGCTTGACTGTCGTTGCTAACATTTTTTCAAACAGTCTTTGTAGCTATGCACTCTAAATTAATTTATGGTCATAGGTAAAATATAGTACATGTATTTTTTATTACTGCTTATTACACTATGTTAAATGCCTTTTCTATGTCAACATATACATCATACCAGTATGTTTCCATTATTAACCCGAGACTGGAAGTACACTACCAACctacaaaatacaatattacCCGACTTACCGTAGATAAAATAAAGTATGCAACTCACAATACCATTTGTATTTGGTGATTTTCATAATATTACCTGACTTtctatagataaaatattgtatgcaaCTCACAATACATCTGTATTTAGTAATTTACATTTCTTTGCAAAGAGCAGGTGTATGATTGGAGGGAGATCCATGTATAGTAGTACTCAATCAGAGAATATAATATTGAGGATGTTTGTTGGTTTGGGCATACTGTAAGAATGGTATACGCTCTTCGACATATACTATTTCTAGTAATACCTCATAGGCTGCTGTAGGGTATATCGTTTTCAGCGACACCTCGTCTGTATCTTTTATGAATTGttttgagagagagagagagagagagagagagagagagagagagagagagagagagagagagagacgcCATAGGCTGAAGGAGTGTCTTTTACGCTGACATATAGATGCTAGATTGCTTGGACATAGTGTAGGCGGTTTGTTTGATAAGACGAAAGAACTCTCATAGTAATCTCACATTAATTTGACACGTTAAAATAGGtccaatagcaacgaagatatgaTATAGTGGTGTTTTGGTACTGTTGTCCTGTTTGTTTTTTTCTCGATTGGCATATCTCCATTCATTCTATATCTCTTATACTAAAATCAGATCAATAGCAAAGGCGATATGAAATAGTGCCGTTTTGATATTGTCTATGTGTGGTTGTTTTTATCTTAACGTATTCACTACACCCTCCTCTTTCATTTAACGTTTTAATCATTAAAATCAGACCACTAACAACGGAGATATGTAGTAATGCCCTTTTGATAATATCTTTGCGTTTGTTTTTTGTGctaacgtattcgttaccccctatACTTTTCAACGACCCCTCACACGTAACGATCCGATGAGCCGTCGCGCCTCCACAACAAAAAGCGTCAAAAATGAGCAGAATGAACCTTAGCGATTTTATtcgttttcccataagaaataacaTGGGGCGCCTCCACCAAATAGCCCGTTCCCGTATAGCCCTTTTACTCATATCAGTAACCCTGAGTATTAGATGCTCCGAGGGTCGTTTCGGATACCATAGTCCTGTTCAGATACCCCAAAACCTCCCGACTAacctgtttgtatcaatttagtgccgaaaacccttgaaactccagaagatgacgtgccttagtagtgaTCCTCGGCATCAGGTGCTCCGGGGGCCAGTTCTGATGACGTTTTcgtgttcagcgatcccaaaaacctccgagtaatctGATTGCACCATTTAGTGtcaaaaaccctctaaactccagataacgtgccttagcagtAGCCAGGGCCGTCATTTcaaattttgattggggggggggggcaagcataaAAAGCTAAATTAGCTGTTGCCGAATTTATTTTCTGAGCTGCTACATTATAAGCGATACGTATGATTTCATTCAGAGATGTTTCTCTATCAATTCATTTCTAACAGTGCTACTCGTCATGAATTTGGAAAGAACTGTCCTAATAAGATGGTTCTATTGGTTGAATGCAGTATCTAACATTCGAAAGACATACAAGTCTATTTTGGCTGTTCTAGATGAAGGAAAAAAGGACAGGGGAGAGAGTATCGGAACAAAAACGCAAACAATTCAGAATATCCTCATATTTCTGCTTTGTGGTATCAGGAAGATATTAGGCATTACTTATTGACTATCGGAGTAGCTTCAATCCGACGAACTTGACTTAGCAACCGACGTGCATCTGATCATAAGTACCAAAGAAGAACTTTAAAATCCAAAACTGACCACACTTACTGAGAAGTTTTAGAGAAGGCTAAATTTTTGGCAGAAAGGTTTGTTCTCAATAACAGATACCTTTAAAAAAATCAAGAATTTATGGCGGAAGAGAAATTAAAGCCATTAATAATAAACTACAAACATTTTCTATGTGTCAAACTTCTACATCTGCAATAATCTGTAGCCAGGAACCATTTAGGTACAATCTTGCGATGGAGACTCCATTTTGTCACTACCCGAATCTCTCTGACTGCCTCCAGTGGCATACTCAGAAGTGATCAAACTGCTCTATTTCTTTGCTCTGCTGCCTATGTCCACAGCtggaaattaaatatttttctctGCACTAAAAAAAGAACACCTGCGAAGTTCTGCTGGTGATGAAAGATTTTCCTCACTTGTGTTGATCCGATGGCGGTTGAAagagaagaaatgaaaaaaatgacaCCATACCAAGTGGTGCATGATCTTGCTGCAAGGAAACCACGACGGTACCCATTACTACTCCAACGTGACGTTCAAATGCACTATAGTTATTTAGTACAAATAAATCTTTGTAGTcataaaatttatgtatttttttgtaaatttccaTATTATAGGGGGGAAGGCCCCTCCTGCCCCTGTCATATGACACCCCTGGTAGTAACCCTAAGCACCATGTGCTTTGTGGGTCGGTTATGATTACGTATTcgttttcagtgaccccaaaaccccgtgaataagaaaatctggcccttaatatacttattttgacatatttatgcACTTGTGGATGCGTTtcatgcactttaaaatgcaattacacatttccacccatttttgtattgtagacttttttcctcaCTTCACCCTGAACATAATACAAAAAGTtacaagtctctaggtgctgtatttaaaaaatcgATGCGTGGGATTTATTTTGTTCTAAATGCCCTGGTTTATTTACTGACCTGTTAGCACTTATGTTTAAATAATGTACGTTAGCACTGAAAGGATATCAATTGAAGATACGTTAATTCAAGAAAATAGCTTCCGAACTATTTTAAGAATGTTAAAAAAACAGTCAGAACAGAAAACTagtaaataatttaaacaaaCATCGTTGTTTCTACCCAGCGAATCGCACCAATTAGTGTAGAAGTTCAGGCAGAAGGCCATGAAATAAATTACATTGATATATTAAAGTGATTTTTGCAATGCCTAATTGGAATGTTATAACATGCAATATTAACATCCGCTATAAAACTGACAGAGCTAGGTATGCTTTTGAACGACTATCATCAAAGGCTACCAGTTTCGAAACTAGCAAATGGAAAGTGcaataaatttatattaaaattttatgtatataggGTAAATTACAATTATGGAAGGGAAAGTGGCTAGAATAATTTAATTGCTTTAAAATACAACTCCAATTGTACATATTTTTTCTAATACTATGTTGGTTTCCTCTACTCCTGATTCTTAGTTGATGTATCTCTTTGAAAAGCTAAGTATCAAACTAGAAATTATTAGAAACGACAGATGAAAATTAGAACAAAAAGGACGGCTTAAAAACGAGTCTTAgcaactatacagggtgtccctaaAAGCtttgtcataaattataccacagactCTGGGTTCagaaataggttgattgaaccttacttatcttagtacaaatgtgcacataaaaaaagttacagccctttgaagttacaaaatgaaaataaattttttgtactatatcgaaaactattagagatttttttactaaaaatggaGATGTGACTTACTTATGGTAGGGAGTATCTTGAAAAAAAttgtagtgaaatttgtgcaccccataaaaattttatgggggttttgttcctttaaacctcactaaacaaattgtttttaaaacttttttgcctcttagtactttctcgaaaagccagttctgatcgagatattttgaatatttgtcaaatccaccacacatatttgtatatatgtttaagtacgattatagagacctggtaataataaaaaaaaaatgtatatttacatttttataatatgaaaatatactgagaggcaaaaaagatttaaaaacattgtgtttaactaatggtaccgcaattaaagtttaattggaacgtacaaaaaacaTTTGGGGAGTTTgaaggaacgaaacccccataaaatttgtatgtaaacatatttaaagagaagccgcatctcgataaaactggcttatctaaaaaatactatcTAAAAATAAGTggcaaaaagttttaagaatattgtgtttaactaatggtaccacaataataatccaactgtaacgtacacaaaagtttgggggggggggggtttaatggaacaaaacctcatacaatttttatggggtgtacaaatgtCACTGTTGTTTTCTTAAGAAGATcctgattttcattttgtaacttcaaagggctgtaacttcttttgtgtgcactattgtatataggtaagtgagggcaatcaacctatttttgaccccagaacctgtagtataatttatgactaatcttttcgggacaccctgtatattgagacAAATTCAGGTGTGTGACTgtaaacatattattatattttattatttttgtgataATAAGAGTACCTTGGGTCACAACACAGGGTAATAATTGACGGTTGAAGCGCAGCActgccctgttaccttccttgtatatcGTAGGCCCTAGAGATAGCGGactatatatacaccgtttttaggcgtcaacgcTTTTCCGGTAGGGATCTTTGaaggagtatcaccgagccgcaagcccgtatcccttgccgtaccgctcccccataggtcgatcagacatcagcttattccagaccaagccgtagattTTTTAGAATATTATACTACGACGTtagcatttttatttttctattcatCGGCCGAGGCTCGAACCTCAATCAAATATCCTCTAGATTTGTTGATCGAGCGCCTCAGGTTGCTAGGCTATCTGACTGACGAGATAGCAGAGATAGCAGACTACCGAGCTATAATTCCATAGCAGCGTGAgccgtatttaaaaaaaaagatactAATATTATGTaagatagaagaagaagaagaagaagaaaataggTAGAGAATATCATACAATTATTCAATTCATCTGAGTGAAAAGCAGTCCCGGAATGGTTAAATAGTCATAAAATAAACAGTATCTAAACAACAAAAAGAACCTGTAGAAAAATAGGCAATTTTAGCGAAAACAGTAAACACAGTCTAAAAAACTATTACGTTATAGGCTAtcgattatgttcaaaataagagagctaaaaggaactacaacgttaatgggattttattgtctcCTATGGTTAACGGAcatctatatttgaaaaaaccgcggagtgctaccatttaagtaggtgcgtttttgagaaaggggcgaATTAGTCAGTAGGCTCACGGtcaattagggtgagttctaggcacttttggtacaaacacgtctgcaggaaaattgttccaggttaaatttgctatcgaaatatcacattctagagtcaaaaatatttttttgtacaaaaatatattcaaaagaaaagcaagaaaaaaacaccaaagaaagtaattttgttttttgccccttACCTTTTTTCGTCGGGGGTATAGGTAGAGGTATTGCTTCAGCGAAAGATAACTTCAGTCCTttgtctttaaaatgacgtttagtaaaagtcaaaaagatttatattttccgaaataggatttttcaaaattagccgctcacagcatttttgggccttTTCCCCCATTATTTCTCAAACATTGTtgtgtaactttttttctacgcatttctaggtatatgcaatggtacgtTTAGTAGGAATAGAAGCCAATTACtcttaaaatggtctattgtataaaattgtgcgactatttttaagcaagttatgctttttcaaggtttcatacttttaatgattgttgatattttttatgattattgtttaaatttcttattatgacttttttttattgtatatttaggtacatacattgtgcaataaaaagcttattttctttactttaaaacggtgtattacaaaaagttctaggactatttttaaaccaGATATCAGTAGGATATCCAAGgctatccgtaatttgagaaaaaatttaaatttttttattttttttaattagaagaatatagTTGCACATTATAACATaaattttaattccaaataacttttcttaataacacttttccatattgtgaaatataaaggtactttactcttgagctaaattcatattttttaacatacctcgtacactattaatacaactttatatctgatgattgcatttcgggttttagattatgcagagcattttgtaaagaataatttatttttttcataaagttaatatggttccagcttagtgggacctgttgcatgtgtatatgtcacattttgagaaagcataatatcttgtttaaaaatagtcctaggattttttgcaatacaccattttaaagtaaagaaaataggctttctttttttattgcacaatgtatataactaaatatacaataaaaaaatttataatgagaaatttaaaaataattgaaaaatatatcaaaagccattaaaattataaaattttcaaaaaccatatcttgtttaaaaatagtcatgTAGCCTTGTACAATagactattttaaaggtaattgacctttcttcctactaaatgtaccattgcatatacctaaagctcagtagaaaaaagttacagaacaatgtttgcgaagtaacaaggaaaatgagTCAAAATCGCTGTGAGCAGCGAACTTTGAATAATCATATTATGGAAACTATAAATTATGGAGAAAATTTAAAGATGATGGatggaatttttttttctttgaagcaatgcctatacctatatcccaaTGGGAAAAAGTTAAGGGGAAAAAGTTAAGcgctccgcggttttttcatatttagaggtccattgactatattaaacaataaaaccccgttaacgttgtaatTCCTTTCTATAATACATAATCAATACCCTGTTATGGCATTCATATGATATTGTGTTCTCTACCTTAATCCCAGGGGCGGCGtcatttaaaattttgattgggggATGGGCAAGCATTCTAtatacaagtaaaatttaataaaacaattttgtcctggtaaaaggtatattagtttaaaaagcccctatagggatacaaacatataaacaaaacgttttcgctctgtaacaagagcatcataaGTGTTatctaaaataaatataaccgtattaattaaagaaaaatatttaaattatgaccaaagtaaaagcaaagttaggttatacttacaagcATATGGTGAACCACCCAAAAATACCAAGGTAGAAACCTTTtacaaatagactaaaagtcttcttcttcttcttgtgccactcctatcggagattggaaatcatcaaggctaccctgactttgtttacagctgacctaaaaagttcattagtggtgcagccaaaccactctctcaaattccgcatccacgacattcttctacggcctggattccgttttccttctatttttccttgcattatattttgaagtaatgcgtatttatgacctctcatcaggtgacccaaatactcgagttttcttcgttttatcgttaataaaatttctgggtctcttcctatccttcgtattacttcaagatttgtgattctttcaacccaacttatcttcagcattcgacggtagcaccacatctcgaaactttcaatattttttatgttgttctgtttgagagtccaggcctctacaccgtataatagcgtgttaaatacgtagccacttagcattcttaatcgtagagggatgcttatatctctgttgcagaagaatttcctcatctttatgaaggtggccctggcaatttcgatacgtctttttatttcattgttttggtctccagtttcgtttattaaagttcccaagtatttataacttgatactttttcaatttgaatgccgtttatactaatatgtgctggttgtgtcatgattttactgcagaccatatacttggtttttttgatattaatgtttatgccataattgttgcaagcaatatttatgtttgtaagaaatcgttgtaattcttctactgttcttgcgactagtacagtgtcgtctgcgtatcgaatattatttacaacctctccattgattacgattccttcatttgcttgcaaaatggcttcctgacagatgctttcactatatacattaaatagcagtggtgacaaaatgcatccctgtcttactcctctacgtatttttattgcttttgatatctcgttttctatttttatgttagctttctgattccaatataagttgagaattattcgcagatctttattatctatgtcttttctttcaagaatgtctcttagcctatcgtggcgtactctgtcaaacgctttttcaaaatcgataaaacatgcatgtacttcttgattaacgtctaggcatctttgtgtaagaacattcaaaccgaagagagcttctcgagtacctagtccttttctgaaccccatctgtgtattactaatatctgactccaacttttgataaactcggttgtggatgatttttagaaatatctttagtagatggctcattaaagatattgttcgatgttctgaacatcattttgcattggatttctttggcagtgtaacgaatgtagacagcagccactcttgaggtataataccagtattgtatactgtgttaaataagtgccatattatacctattgattcatcattcaagagctttagtaattcagtaggaacctcatcgggtccatttgcctttccagttttggaatttcaggtcccgtttcaccatttaccttgtcaatgttatttctgttgtcctcaaacaattctcttatgtattcactccatctattaattttttctgttaagtctacaataatatttccgtctttgtccttaagcaaacttatttgatgtcttctttgggttcctgtaaattcttttacttttttatgtatattgaatgtgtcatactttctttcatagtcttccatttctacacattgttctttaatccatgattctttggccttctttattatttgctttatgttcttatcaacctctctgtatttttttgaattattcttcaatttgcgtctttcatccattagttctagtatgtctggcgtcatccacaccttatgtttctttggagatttggttaggtgtttttctttcccgtagttcttattatagtgtttatatacttcagtttttcatctatgttgtctgttctgcggatttggttttctgctacactgaggtcggtgttgatttcttcgcgcactgtttgtcgtcggtgttcacttttaagctgacttaaatctaacgttgggatgatggtttttctcattttcgttggtctagcttctaacacagatagtactggattatgatccgaaccgatatcagttccagggtaagttttagtacatttcacggcattacggtatctttttgtcaccattatgtaatctatttggtttctgattactttttcttgtgtgtgttgaggtgacgtccacgtatacagtctccttgggggtaatttaaagaatgtattagttattattaaatcttcgctttgacaaaactgaactaaacgattagccctttcatttctattacctaagccgtattcaccgacattttctccaactttaccctgacct
The window above is part of the Diabrotica virgifera virgifera chromosome 2, PGI_DIABVI_V3a genome. Proteins encoded here:
- the LOC126880738 gene encoding matrix metalloproteinase-18-like, producing MEVFLICVLLLRFIAATDAFSEDDAMKFLQRYGYIDNNYIADFNTTLLHFQEQYNLYVDGTLNDETIGLMQKPRCQTGENDYSLMGKWYKHNLRWYFPQANHVKDIIQLVERAFKMWEDASNLHFTRVTVPVPKPDITITAVKRKHYFRSNCMGNQKCGIQFDGPGGKLAHSYFPIDNDTCVEIHLDLDEKWSYNLNDTDYDFTNLFMVILHEIGHSLGLLHSNDESAIMYPWYHNKVRNISQDDISGLEALYGRKSTDAYIPTQTSAPTRSTSHISRVHTTRSRPRPNEIIPQQSTKATPHFCVIEYPNILFLAYDPQFKNHHMYIIHEGFVWKNDLNGHMVPNNPEHLSTYLPKQIRNISHVFQNIAGNLIVASNNTMYSVSFPSITISRDIPLFVLPPHAEINVVFQTHTGKTYIWYDNTSFIEYDDLIDLVISRGLIKDIFPGVPTTVKSVFKYIDGHLYFLDGSTYYKYNEFTKKMIEIGRFNWNLFGIPCPDDGLVTQLKYLLNKVGSFYK